The stretch of DNA ATTAAAATGTACCAATAACATTCCTGCAAATTTTTTCTCTTTATAAAATTCAACTCTAAAAATTTTACCACGTTTATCTAATGAAAACTTTCTCATTATTTGATTTTTTGAAACAGAAATACCCGATTCGTTTTTAACATTTTTTCTTGAATAACCAATAATATTTACACGAACATCATCTTGTGGAAAGATATAGAAATTTTTTGTAACAGAAAGTAAAGTACCTAGTTTAACTTCTTTTTTAATGCCATCAACTTTTACTTCAACAAAGTTATTAATGTCATCAATCTCCAAATAATCAGGAATTAATCTAGCAACACGTCTGTTCCCATAATGAATAGCATACATATTGTCTTTTTTAACAATTGTCATTAAAGGATTACTTGCTTTAAATTTTAGTATTCCATCTTTGTTAATAGGAAAATATTTAATAATATTTCTTATTTTTGATAAAGGCAATTGCACTTTATTATCATGAAAGGAAATAGAAATATCATTATCAATAACATTTTTTAAAGCACGGCCTTGTAATTTAAAATTTCGTGTAAACTCAATACCCATAACGGCCATATACTCTTCTAATGCTAATAAATGATAATATGTTCGTTGATGCACAGGAAGAGACTTGCTCGCTTCATTTGCAAAAGCAGATTTTCCTCTATTAATAGCAAAATAGGTCAAAGATTTTTCCATTTCTATATCGCCGTCTTTAGTTTTTGTATTTCTTACTTCGTAATAATGCTCTTTTTTTATAAGGTTTTTATTAATTGATTTTGTAATTCTATTAGAAATTTCTAGTAAATTATTGTATTTCTC from Campylobacteraceae bacterium encodes:
- a CDS encoding deacylase, with the protein product MSLGTLKLFRLALLAVFTQCLFANTLPDFELIKKGQQDNNTLLIIGGIQGDEPGGFMSASLIATHYTITKGSVWVVPNLNFDSIIKRSRGRFGDMNRKFSNLSEKDPDFANVERIKNIIQQNDVKMIINLHDGSGFYRKKYIDNMHSPRRWGQSVIIDQTKIKVEKYNNLLEISNRITKSINKNLIKKEHYYEVRNTKTKDGDIEMEKSLTYFAINRGKSAFANEASKSLPVHQRTYYHLLALEEYMAVMGIEFTRNFKLQGRALKNVIDNDISISFHDNKVQLPLSKIRNIIKYFPINKDGILKFKASNPLMTIVKKDNMYAIHYGNRRVARLIPDYLEIDDINNFVEVKVDGIKKEVKLGTLLSVTKNFYIFPQDDVRVNIIGYSRKNVKNESGISVSKNQIMRKFSLDKRGKIFRVEFYKEKKFAGMLLVHFNKRKQKAIAFNNTNERASLIIK